One genomic window of Polyangium aurulentum includes the following:
- a CDS encoding PqqD family protein, translated as MNPKASRAAVAGAQSVLSPLASFLLERADGSRSVDELRALAASAFGMEPSREATFRALDELSDHGLLEARLAPPAGRPLTRRALGFATAAAAAALLVPSLSQARLPGPQKGADKEKFAESEAKKSDKHAEKEAKKAEKHAEKEAKKAEKHAESEAKKAAESEAKKAEKAAESEAKKMKQAESEAKKHEKAAESEAKKAAESEAKKAAGKKP; from the coding sequence ATGAATCCGAAAGCCAGTCGCGCGGCCGTCGCTGGCGCGCAGTCCGTCCTCTCTCCGCTCGCTTCGTTCTTGCTGGAGCGCGCGGATGGGTCGCGCTCGGTGGATGAGCTGCGGGCGCTCGCAGCGTCGGCGTTTGGCATGGAGCCGTCGCGGGAAGCGACGTTCCGCGCGCTCGACGAGCTGTCCGATCACGGGTTGCTCGAGGCGCGTCTGGCCCCGCCGGCAGGACGACCGCTGACGCGCAGGGCGCTCGGGTTCGCGACGGCCGCGGCTGCGGCGGCTCTCCTCGTGCCCTCGCTGTCGCAGGCGCGTCTGCCGGGGCCGCAGAAGGGCGCCGACAAGGAAAAGTTCGCCGAGTCCGAGGCGAAGAAGTCCGACAAGCACGCCGAAAAAGAGGCCAAGAAGGCCGAGAAGCACGCCGAAAAAGAGGCCAAGAAGGCCGAGAAGCACGCCGAATCCGAGGCCAAAAAGGCTGCCGAGTCCGAGGCCAAGAAGGCCGAAAAGGCCGCCGAGTCCGAGGCCAAGAAGATGAAGCAGGCCGAGTCCGAGGCCAAGAAGCACGAGAAGGCCGCCGAGTCCGAGGCCAAGAAGGCCGCCGAGTCCGAGGCCAAGAAGGCCGCCGGCAAGAAGCCCTGA
- a CDS encoding DMT family transporter, which produces MRDAPQAVGPAPRPLAALFWMVCASALFAAMGVFTRLAARDVPWSEVAAARALLGAAVAVAVARARRAPLAVHDQKTAWARSICGTGAMICTFYTLGAPAIALGDAVTLGATSPIFIALLSPRLLGEASGKGIWIPSAVAFVGAALVAGPRFHLAGSLAVVALLGAVFSALAMIWLRRLSSGQSGAARETPEAIVAHFSLVAGVAMTAIALPVLKVPDARGALLLVATGMSGALAQIAMTRAYALDRAARVGSASYLGVVMSHAASALVLGEPTSPLGAVGAACVILAGLALTALAVHETRPPQASGRPSPAGESGSA; this is translated from the coding sequence TTGCGCGACGCACCCCAGGCCGTAGGTCCAGCCCCGCGCCCGCTCGCGGCCCTGTTCTGGATGGTCTGCGCCTCCGCGCTCTTCGCGGCGATGGGCGTGTTCACGCGCCTCGCCGCCCGCGATGTGCCCTGGTCCGAGGTCGCCGCTGCCCGCGCCCTGCTCGGCGCCGCCGTGGCCGTGGCCGTCGCCCGCGCCCGCCGCGCCCCGCTCGCCGTTCACGACCAGAAGACCGCCTGGGCCCGCTCGATCTGCGGCACCGGCGCGATGATCTGCACATTCTACACGCTCGGCGCCCCGGCCATTGCGCTCGGCGACGCGGTCACCCTCGGCGCCACCTCGCCCATCTTCATCGCCCTCCTGTCACCGCGGCTGCTCGGCGAGGCGAGCGGCAAGGGGATCTGGATTCCCTCGGCCGTCGCGTTCGTCGGCGCGGCCCTCGTCGCAGGCCCGCGCTTTCACCTCGCCGGCTCGCTCGCGGTCGTCGCCCTGCTCGGCGCCGTCTTCTCGGCCCTGGCCATGATCTGGCTGCGCCGCCTCAGCTCCGGCCAATCGGGCGCCGCGCGCGAGACCCCCGAGGCGATCGTCGCGCATTTCTCGCTCGTCGCGGGCGTGGCCATGACCGCCATCGCCCTGCCCGTATTGAAGGTGCCAGACGCCCGCGGCGCGCTCCTCCTCGTCGCCACGGGCATGAGCGGTGCGCTCGCGCAGATCGCGATGACCCGCGCCTACGCCCTCGATCGCGCCGCGCGCGTGGGCTCCGCGAGCTACCTCGGCGTCGTCATGTCCCACGCCGCCTCCGCGCTCGTGCTCGGCGAGCCGACGTCCCCGCTCGGCGCGGTCGGCGCGGCGTGCGTCATCCTGGCCGGCCTGGCCCTCACGGCCCTCGCGGTGCACGAGACGCGCCCGCCCCAGGCGTCCGGACGGCCGAGCCCCGCCGGGGAGTCCGGATCTGCTTGA
- a CDS encoding 2OG-Fe(II) oxygenase codes for MDSGALPLRRLSTSPRIYLQEGFASEDEIRHVLARAERDALVAAGLDVTEDATGMACEIPVEGDPVLAALAARIEAILTFACALPGPSFRFRRYARGDAHPPHVDTYTIAGAQLVATALVYLTDAEEGGETYFPHASPEPIALAPRRGQLAIWFNHAPDGRVDRSSEHESKELTAGEKATITYFVYAPLEAAKARLLPDDPEPPQASGVPARTLFCVNDHVPEETTRLLREACEARGVGYVEIDASTFDFIDTEPLPPGAMLFRPAISVAGIRAEQVLWAPGVATFYREPDGILRNIGPTPLIYERAGLPVPRWIWGNTTSRDTLRRYVEWLGGLPIIMKFLGSSRGIGVLRIDTLPGLFSTMDHALSSGYSPLLMSYVPDATHWRVIVVGDRVAGFYRNRTEEDDFRTYASEDPDDYRTPPSPEILATAIRAVEVQEVELGGVDILEHPSGRHYLLEVNFPCYFASARLVGGHDVAGAMIDWLVKKAERLAG; via the coding sequence ATGGACTCGGGTGCGCTCCCCCTGCGCCGCCTCTCGACCTCACCGCGGATTTACCTGCAGGAGGGTTTCGCCTCCGAGGACGAGATCCGCCACGTGCTCGCGCGCGCAGAGCGCGACGCGCTCGTGGCCGCGGGCCTCGACGTCACCGAGGACGCCACCGGGATGGCCTGCGAGATCCCCGTCGAGGGCGACCCGGTCCTCGCAGCCCTCGCAGCCCGCATCGAGGCGATCCTGACCTTCGCCTGCGCGCTGCCCGGTCCCTCCTTCCGATTCCGCCGCTACGCCCGCGGCGACGCCCACCCGCCCCACGTCGACACGTACACCATCGCCGGCGCCCAGCTCGTCGCGACCGCCCTCGTCTACCTCACCGACGCCGAGGAGGGCGGCGAGACGTACTTCCCGCACGCCTCCCCCGAGCCCATCGCGCTCGCCCCCCGCCGAGGCCAGCTCGCGATCTGGTTCAACCACGCCCCCGACGGCCGCGTCGACCGCTCCTCCGAGCACGAATCGAAGGAGCTTACCGCGGGGGAAAAGGCCACGATCACCTATTTCGTCTATGCCCCCCTCGAGGCCGCCAAGGCGCGCCTTTTGCCCGACGACCCCGAGCCGCCGCAGGCCTCGGGCGTCCCTGCGCGGACGCTCTTTTGCGTGAACGACCACGTGCCCGAGGAGACCACGCGCCTTTTGCGCGAGGCGTGCGAGGCGCGCGGCGTGGGCTACGTGGAGATCGACGCCTCGACCTTCGATTTCATCGACACCGAGCCCCTGCCGCCGGGAGCCATGCTGTTCCGGCCCGCGATATCGGTCGCCGGCATCCGCGCCGAGCAGGTGCTCTGGGCCCCCGGCGTGGCCACGTTCTACCGCGAGCCCGACGGCATCCTGCGCAACATCGGCCCGACCCCCTTGATCTACGAGCGCGCCGGCCTGCCCGTGCCGCGCTGGATCTGGGGCAACACCACGAGCCGGGACACGCTCCGGCGCTACGTCGAATGGCTGGGCGGGCTGCCGATCATCATGAAGTTCCTCGGCAGCTCGCGCGGAATCGGCGTGCTGCGCATCGACACGCTGCCGGGGCTCTTCTCGACCATGGACCACGCCCTGTCCTCGGGCTATTCGCCGCTGCTCATGTCCTACGTGCCCGACGCGACGCACTGGCGCGTGATCGTCGTGGGCGACCGCGTCGCGGGGTTTTACCGCAATCGCACCGAGGAGGACGATTTCAGGACGTACGCCTCCGAGGATCCGGACGATTACCGCACGCCGCCGTCGCCCGAGATCCTGGCGACCGCGATACGCGCGGTGGAGGTGCAGGAGGTCGAGCTCGGAGGCGTGGACATCCTCGAGCACCCGAGCGGGCGCCATTACCTGCTCGAGGTGAACTTCCCGTGCTACTTCGCGAGCGCCCGTCTGGTGGGCGGGCACGACGTGGCGGGCGCGATGATCGACTGGCTCGTCAAAAAGGCCGAGCGTTTGGCGGGGTGA